One stretch of Deinococcus aquaedulcis DNA includes these proteins:
- a CDS encoding enoyl-CoA hydratase/isomerase family protein, whose translation MNLDQLTAPGAYPGLTLTLHDGGILEIVIQSEKTLNSVDARAHRALTTVWRDIDDAADVRCVLIRGEGRGFSSGGDFTLIEEMAGDFTALARVWKEARDLVYNVINCGKPVVSAIHGPCVGAGLAVALLADVSIAARSARLLDGHVRLGVAAGDHAAIIWPLLCGLNKAKYLLMTGESVSGEEAERIGLVSLCVPDDELLDRAWGVARRLAEGSPTAVRWTKYALNNWLRAMGPTFDASLALEFLGFTGPDVHEGLASLREKRAPKFQDDAPI comes from the coding sequence GTGAACCTTGACCAGCTGACCGCGCCAGGGGCCTATCCCGGCCTGACCCTGACCCTGCACGACGGCGGCATTCTGGAGATCGTTATCCAGAGTGAGAAAACCCTGAACTCGGTGGATGCCCGGGCGCACCGCGCCCTGACCACCGTGTGGCGCGACATTGACGACGCGGCCGACGTGCGCTGCGTGCTGATTCGTGGTGAGGGGCGGGGCTTTTCGTCTGGGGGCGACTTTACCCTGATTGAAGAGATGGCCGGTGACTTCACCGCGCTGGCCCGGGTATGGAAAGAAGCGCGCGACCTTGTGTACAACGTGATCAACTGCGGCAAACCCGTGGTGAGCGCCATTCATGGCCCCTGCGTGGGCGCCGGGCTGGCCGTGGCCCTGCTGGCCGACGTGAGTATTGCGGCCCGCAGTGCCCGGCTGCTGGACGGCCATGTGCGCCTGGGGGTGGCGGCTGGGGACCACGCCGCGATCATCTGGCCGCTGCTGTGCGGGCTGAACAAGGCCAAATACCTGTTGATGACCGGCGAAAGCGTGAGCGGCGAGGAAGCCGAGCGCATTGGGCTGGTGAGCCTGTGCGTGCCCGACGACGAGCTGCTGGACCGGGCCTGGGGGGTGGCGCGGCGACTGGCGGAAGGCAGCCCCACCGCTGTGCGCTGGACCAAGTACGCGCTGAACAACTGGCTGCGCGCCATGGGCCCCACCTTCGACGCCAGCCTCGCTCTGGAATTCCTGGGCTTTACGGGCCCCGACGTGCACGAGGGTCTGGCCAGCCTGCGCGAGAAGCGCGCGCCGAAGTTTCAGGACGACGCGCCGATCTGA
- a CDS encoding GGDEF domain-containing protein, with translation MLPLPALPEPTAHEQQFRRQALMAVVAVSLATSAFGLMVAYPLNWGPSVATGLALLTVKNVLFLLWLQVFARHYVLVGALHLAILAVTGVAKFAHAVLVEEMVRGLGSYSYWLPLTYVVAFLVFPARVATGVSVAIFAALATIFGLWLSGGQALAESQQANSALLVQVLLSHVTFISFFVLFGLLQRRYVGALAAAQSEARAGYLDALTGVANRRQLALWLGGHLQREAREPLSVVLFDLDRFKQINDTHGHDYGDEVLRRTAAAVTGALRRGTLFGRWGGEEFLVILPGAGAAEAQGVAERIRAAVADVPYDRVLQVTVSLGVAQALPGERLESVLKRADDALYAAKHAGRNQVKAA, from the coding sequence ATGCTGCCGCTGCCTGCCCTGCCCGAGCCCACCGCGCACGAACAGCAGTTCCGGCGTCAGGCGCTGATGGCGGTGGTGGCCGTGTCGCTGGCCACCTCGGCCTTTGGCCTGATGGTGGCCTATCCGCTGAACTGGGGCCCCAGCGTGGCCACCGGGCTGGCGCTGCTGACGGTCAAGAACGTGCTGTTTTTGCTGTGGCTGCAGGTGTTTGCGCGCCACTACGTGCTGGTGGGGGCGCTGCATCTGGCGATTCTGGCTGTCACCGGCGTGGCCAAATTTGCGCACGCGGTGCTGGTCGAGGAGATGGTGAGGGGCCTGGGCAGCTATTCCTACTGGCTGCCGCTGACCTATGTGGTGGCCTTTCTGGTGTTTCCAGCGCGGGTGGCCACCGGGGTCTCGGTGGCGATCTTCGCCGCGCTGGCGACCATTTTTGGCCTGTGGCTGTCGGGGGGACAGGCGCTGGCCGAAAGCCAGCAGGCGAACTCGGCGCTGTTGGTCCAGGTACTGCTCTCGCACGTCACCTTTATCAGCTTCTTCGTGCTGTTCGGGCTGCTGCAGCGCCGCTACGTGGGCGCCCTGGCCGCCGCCCAGAGCGAGGCGCGCGCCGGATATCTGGACGCCCTGACCGGGGTGGCGAACCGGCGCCAGCTGGCGCTGTGGCTGGGCGGACACCTGCAGCGCGAGGCCCGCGAGCCCCTGAGCGTGGTGCTCTTTGACCTGGACCGCTTCAAGCAGATCAACGACACCCACGGCCACGACTACGGCGACGAGGTGCTGCGGCGCACGGCGGCGGCCGTAACCGGGGCCCTGCGCCGGGGCACCCTGTTCGGGCGCTGGGGCGGCGAGGAGTTTCTGGTGATTCTGCCGGGCGCGGGGGCCGCCGAAGCGCAGGGCGTGGCCGAACGCATCCGCGCGGCCGTGGCAGACGTGCCCTATGACCGCGTGCTGCAGGTCACGGTCAGCCTGGGGGTGGCGCAGGCCCTGCCCGGCGAGCGCCTGGAAAGCGTGCTGAAACGGGCCGATGACGCCCTGTATGCGGCCAAGCACGCCGGCCGCAATCAGGTCAAGGCGGCCTAA
- a CDS encoding malate dehydrogenase, translating to MTTKPPVRVAVTGAAGQIGYSLLFRIAAGDMLGKDQPVILQLLEITPALKALQGVVMELRDCAFPLLADIVTSDDPMVAFKDADYALLVGAMPRKAGMERGDLLGANGGIFKPQGEALNAVASRDVKVLVVGNPANTNALIAQQNAPDLRPGQFTAMVRLDHNRAISQLAEKTGQPVSAIKNLTIWGNHSSTQYPDLSAATVNGQPALDQVDRDWYENSYISTVAKRGAAIIEARGLSSAASAASAAIDHMRDWALGTPEGEWVSMGIPSDGSYGVPEGLIYGFPVTCKNGQYEIVQGLEVSEFSRGKMDATAKELEEERDDVRKLGLVK from the coding sequence ATGACCACCAAACCCCCCGTCCGTGTCGCCGTGACCGGCGCCGCTGGCCAGATCGGCTACAGCCTCCTGTTCCGCATTGCGGCGGGCGACATGCTGGGCAAGGACCAGCCCGTCATCCTGCAGCTGCTGGAAATCACCCCGGCCCTCAAGGCGCTGCAGGGCGTCGTGATGGAACTGCGCGACTGCGCTTTCCCCCTGCTGGCCGACATCGTGACCAGCGACGACCCCATGGTGGCCTTCAAGGACGCCGATTACGCCCTGCTGGTGGGCGCCATGCCCCGTAAGGCTGGCATGGAGCGCGGCGACCTGCTGGGGGCCAACGGCGGCATCTTCAAGCCCCAGGGCGAGGCCCTGAACGCCGTGGCCAGCCGGGACGTGAAGGTGCTGGTGGTGGGCAACCCCGCCAACACCAACGCCCTGATTGCCCAGCAGAACGCCCCGGACCTGAGGCCGGGGCAGTTCACGGCCATGGTGCGCCTGGACCACAACCGCGCCATTTCCCAGCTGGCCGAAAAGACCGGGCAGCCGGTCAGCGCCATCAAGAACCTCACCATCTGGGGCAACCACTCCTCCACCCAGTACCCCGACCTGTCCGCCGCCACCGTGAACGGTCAGCCCGCCCTGGATCAGGTGGACCGCGACTGGTACGAGAACAGCTATATCTCCACCGTGGCCAAGCGCGGCGCCGCCATCATCGAGGCCCGTGGCCTGAGCAGCGCTGCCAGTGCGGCCAGCGCGGCCATTGACCACATGCGCGACTGGGCGCTGGGCACCCCCGAGGGCGAGTGGGTCAGCATGGGCATTCCCAGCGACGGCAGCTACGGCGTGCCCGAGGGCCTGATCTACGGCTTCCCCGTGACCTGCAAGAACGGTCAGTACGAAATCGTGCAGGGCCTGGAGGTCAGCGAGTTCAGCCGGGGCAAGATGGACGCCACCGCCAAGGAACTGGAAGAAGAGCGCGACGACGTGCGCAAACTGGGTCTGGTGAAGTAA
- a CDS encoding helix-turn-helix domain-containing protein has translation MDISAASFRSAVQGLREALVGTMPAEQREQLVVMCGGPDVFEALFDLRGVGIGRFAALMGLPTTTVRHLLREDLLHPLRVNGKFRFLLPNVAELRGVQQWQALGLTLEEVRAFLQGQRLIGLAAQGGLTMTVHHQADPPDPEAFTQLKATVLARVQAAIAGLEEKHATLGRQLEQARALAAALAQPPGDTPADTPAV, from the coding sequence GTGGACATCAGCGCCGCAAGTTTTCGCTCGGCGGTTCAGGGCCTGCGCGAAGCCCTGGTAGGCACCATGCCCGCTGAGCAGCGCGAACAGCTGGTGGTGATGTGTGGTGGCCCGGACGTCTTTGAGGCCCTGTTCGATCTGCGCGGGGTGGGCATTGGCCGCTTTGCCGCCCTGATGGGCCTGCCCACCACCACCGTGCGCCACCTGCTGCGCGAGGACCTGCTGCACCCCCTGCGCGTGAACGGCAAGTTCCGCTTTCTGCTGCCGAACGTGGCGGAATTGCGTGGTGTGCAGCAGTGGCAGGCGCTGGGGCTCACGCTGGAGGAGGTGCGCGCCTTTCTGCAGGGGCAGCGCCTGATTGGCCTCGCGGCGCAGGGGGGCCTGACCATGACCGTTCACCATCAGGCTGATCCGCCAGACCCCGAGGCGTTCACGCAACTCAAAGCCACAGTCCTCGCCCGCGTGCAGGCGGCCATTGCAGGCCTGGAAGAGAAGCACGCCACCCTGGGCCGGCAACTGGAACAGGCCCGCGCCCTGGCCGCCGCACTGGCCCAGCCGCCGGGCGACACGCCGGCCGACACGCCGGCCGTCTGA
- a CDS encoding ferritin-like domain-containing protein, producing MNETRFDRRKFLGVAGATAATGLLAGCAPAMGMGQTRANLDATIFNFALNLEYLEAAFYLAATGRLQELDAAGGNSSKVILPAGFTGRNGDGVKFASGDVRDYANEIASDELAHVRVIRKVLGVGAVSQPTLDLGPAFAAAGAAASGGAITGFNPFANDLFFLHGAFIFEDVGVSAYKGAARLLTDAGAGGNLENAAGILAVEAYHAGMIRTLLHQQRNTDVTPTLKVADVVQAISNLRDSVDGPLDLDQGIVEKGAANIVLADTNGIAYSRTPRQVGNIVFLAPNAAKGGFFPEGLSGNFSAILAL from the coding sequence ATGAACGAAACCCGCTTTGATCGCCGTAAATTCCTGGGGGTGGCTGGGGCCACCGCCGCCACAGGGCTGCTGGCCGGCTGCGCGCCTGCGATGGGCATGGGCCAGACCCGCGCCAACCTGGACGCCACCATCTTCAACTTCGCCCTGAACCTGGAATACCTGGAAGCGGCGTTCTACCTGGCGGCCACCGGGCGCCTGCAGGAGCTGGACGCGGCGGGCGGCAACAGCAGCAAGGTGATTCTGCCGGCCGGCTTCACGGGCCGAAACGGCGACGGCGTGAAGTTCGCTTCCGGCGACGTGCGCGACTACGCCAACGAGATTGCCAGCGACGAACTGGCCCACGTGCGCGTGATCCGCAAGGTGCTGGGCGTGGGCGCCGTCTCGCAGCCCACGCTGGACCTGGGCCCGGCCTTTGCGGCGGCGGGTGCGGCGGCCTCGGGCGGGGCCATCACTGGCTTTAACCCCTTTGCCAACGACCTGTTCTTCCTGCACGGCGCCTTTATTTTCGAGGATGTGGGCGTCAGCGCCTACAAGGGCGCCGCACGCCTGCTGACCGATGCGGGCGCGGGCGGCAACCTGGAAAACGCGGCGGGTATTCTGGCGGTCGAGGCCTACCACGCGGGCATGATCCGCACCCTGCTGCACCAGCAGCGCAACACCGACGTGACCCCCACCCTGAAGGTGGCGGACGTGGTGCAGGCGATCAGCAACCTGCGCGACAGCGTGGACGGGCCGCTGGACCTGGACCAGGGCATCGTGGAGAAGGGCGCAGCCAACATCGTCCTGGCCGACACCAACGGCATTGCGTACAGCCGCACGCCCCGGCAGGTGGGCAACATCGTGTTCCTGGCCCCGAACGCGGCCAAGGGCGGTTTCTTCCCCGAGGGCCTCAGCGGCAACTTCAGCGCCATTCTGGCTCTGTAA
- a CDS encoding aminopeptidase, giving the protein MTQTAPSFDTLLARYAELLVHTGVNLQPGGKVRVTAPVEATALARLVARAAYRAGAADVRVVYDDPHLALALFEEGCDEAVAFVPEWAAREREAMVEDGYASIAIVGEDPALLAGVDPGRIATRSRLMAQAMRRVSEATGAFQVNWTVAAMATPAWAARVYPDLPKGDAVARLWQDIFTVTRADLPDPVAAWAEHTTRLERLTDFLNRQQYAALHLKSDLGTDLTVGLAENHVWQGGAETAQNGIRAVPNLPTDEVFTAPHRERVDGWAVASKPLSARGQLIEGIRVRFEAGRVAEFSAESGEATLRQLIETDEGAARLGEVALVPASAPVARTGTLFYNTLFDENAASHIALGRCYPTNVQGGTDADTLRAAGGNAESLIHVDWMIGTPQTDVDGLTKDGGRVPLMRAGEWVVSLD; this is encoded by the coding sequence ATGACCCAGACTGCGCCTTCCTTCGACACCCTGCTGGCCCGCTACGCCGAGTTGCTGGTGCACACCGGGGTCAACCTGCAGCCCGGCGGCAAGGTGCGCGTGACTGCCCCGGTGGAGGCCACCGCCCTGGCCCGGCTGGTGGCGCGCGCCGCCTACCGCGCAGGTGCGGCCGACGTGCGCGTGGTGTACGACGACCCCCACCTCGCCCTGGCCCTGTTCGAGGAGGGCTGCGACGAGGCCGTGGCCTTTGTCCCCGAATGGGCGGCGCGCGAGCGCGAGGCGATGGTGGAAGACGGTTACGCCTCCATTGCCATTGTGGGCGAGGATCCCGCGCTGCTGGCGGGCGTGGACCCTGGCCGCATTGCCACCCGCAGTCGCCTGATGGCCCAGGCCATGCGCCGGGTCAGCGAGGCCACGGGCGCCTTTCAGGTGAACTGGACGGTGGCGGCCATGGCCACTCCCGCCTGGGCGGCGCGCGTATACCCGGACCTGCCCAAAGGTGACGCCGTGGCGCGGCTGTGGCAGGACATTTTCACGGTCACGCGCGCCGATCTGCCCGACCCGGTGGCCGCCTGGGCCGAGCACACCACGCGCCTGGAACGCCTGACCGACTTTCTGAACCGCCAGCAGTACGCCGCCCTGCATCTGAAAAGCGACCTGGGCACCGACCTGACGGTGGGGCTGGCCGAGAACCATGTGTGGCAGGGCGGCGCCGAAACCGCCCAGAACGGCATTCGCGCCGTGCCCAACCTGCCCACCGACGAGGTGTTCACCGCCCCGCACCGGGAGCGCGTGGACGGCTGGGCGGTGGCCAGCAAGCCGCTGAGTGCCCGGGGTCAGCTCATTGAAGGCATCCGGGTGCGCTTTGAAGCCGGGCGCGTGGCCGAGTTCAGCGCCGAGAGCGGCGAAGCCACCCTACGCCAGCTGATCGAGACCGACGAAGGCGCCGCGCGCCTGGGCGAGGTGGCCCTGGTACCCGCCTCGGCGCCGGTGGCGCGCACTGGGACGCTGTTCTACAACACCCTGTTCGACGAAAACGCCGCCAGCCACATTGCCCTGGGCCGCTGCTACCCCACCAACGTGCAGGGCGGCACGGATGCGGACACCCTGCGCGCGGCAGGCGGTAACGCCGAGAGCCTGATTCACGTGGACTGGATGATCGGCACCCCGCAGACCGATGTGGATGGCCTGACCAAGGACGGCGGGCGTGTGCCTCTGATGCGCGCCGGCGAATGGGTCGTGTCCCTGGACTGA
- a CDS encoding DUF2087 domain-containing protein has product MSADLAARATLFRALGHPARLGMLRLIWTQEASGDALARLMNLAPATVSHHLAQLAEAGLIATRQDGHHRLHRAQVAALNLNLGDVVRGAAPPPQSADPYRDRVLRAFFKDGRLSTLPAQRKKRDVILHELAGLFEPGRRYPEREVNAVLGEVYGDVFTLRREMVGLGVLAREAGVYWRPALDDPPQSAGPR; this is encoded by the coding sequence ATGAGCGCCGATCTGGCCGCCCGCGCGACCCTGTTCCGGGCGCTGGGGCACCCCGCCCGTCTGGGCATGCTGCGCCTGATCTGGACCCAGGAGGCCAGCGGCGACGCCCTGGCCCGCCTGATGAATCTGGCGCCCGCCACGGTGAGCCATCACCTCGCGCAACTGGCCGAGGCCGGGCTGATCGCCACGCGCCAGGACGGCCACCACCGCCTGCACCGCGCGCAGGTGGCGGCCCTGAACCTGAATCTGGGCGACGTGGTGCGCGGCGCCGCGCCGCCCCCCCAGAGCGCCGACCCCTACCGTGACCGCGTGTTGCGGGCCTTTTTCAAAGACGGCCGCCTGAGCACCCTGCCCGCGCAGCGCAAGAAGCGCGACGTGATTCTGCACGAACTGGCCGGGCTGTTCGAGCCGGGCCGCCGCTACCCCGAGCGCGAGGTCAACGCCGTGCTGGGCGAGGTGTATGGCGACGTGTTCACCCTGCGCCGCGAGATGGTGGGGCTGGGCGTGCTGGCGCGTGAGGCCGGGGTGTACTGGCGCCCGGCCCTGGACGACCCGCCCCAGTCAGCCGGGCCCCGCTAG
- a CDS encoding tRNA (cytidine(34)-2'-O)-methyltransferase produces MSESPPLLHIVLFEPEKAGNVGNVARTCAVLGAELHLIRPFGFHLHDREFRRAVMDYLQGVTLHEHASWTAFQGALPPGARVFAFSTHATDLHTRAGFVRGDYLLFGPESRGLPAWLRDALPRVKLPQPGGGRSLNLSVAVGVAAFEAGRQIEGW; encoded by the coding sequence GTGAGTGAGAGCCCCCCGCTGCTCCACATTGTCCTGTTCGAGCCGGAAAAGGCGGGGAACGTGGGCAACGTGGCCCGCACCTGCGCGGTGCTGGGCGCCGAACTGCACCTGATTCGCCCCTTTGGCTTTCACCTGCACGACCGCGAATTCCGCCGCGCAGTCATGGATTACCTGCAGGGCGTGACCCTGCACGAACACGCCAGCTGGACGGCCTTTCAGGGCGCCCTGCCCCCGGGGGCGCGGGTGTTTGCCTTCAGCACCCACGCCACGGACCTGCACACCCGCGCGGGCTTTGTGCGCGGCGATTACCTGCTGTTCGGCCCCGAATCGCGCGGCCTGCCCGCGTGGCTGCGCGATGCCCTGCCCCGGGTGAAACTGCCCCAGCCCGGCGGTGGGCGCAGCCTGAACCTCTCAGTGGCGGTGGGAGTGGCAGCGTTTGAGGCTGGCCGGCAGATCGAGGGCTGGTGA
- the ispF gene encoding 2-C-methyl-D-erythritol 2,4-cyclodiphosphate synthase, whose product MSALPYRIGYGEDAHRLEAGRTLVLGGVPVPHAPAGAVAHSDGDAALHALADALLSGLALGDIGQYFPDTAAEWQGLDSAVILARALELVRARGYRPANAALVVTLDRPKLGPLRAAMAQRMAELLQLPETEVGVSFKTSEGLAPDHVQARATVLLVAG is encoded by the coding sequence ATGTCTGCGCTGCCCTACCGCATCGGCTACGGAGAAGACGCCCACCGGCTGGAAGCGGGCCGGACGCTGGTGCTGGGCGGCGTGCCCGTGCCGCACGCGCCCGCCGGCGCCGTGGCCCACAGCGACGGCGACGCGGCCCTGCACGCCCTGGCCGACGCCCTGCTGTCGGGGCTGGCGCTGGGCGACATTGGGCAGTATTTCCCCGACACCGCCGCCGAGTGGCAGGGCCTGGATTCGGCCGTGATCCTGGCGCGCGCCCTGGAACTGGTGCGGGCACGCGGCTACCGCCCCGCCAACGCCGCGCTGGTGGTCACCCTGGACCGCCCCAAGCTGGGCCCCCTGCGCGCGGCGATGGCCCAGCGCATGGCCGAGCTGCTGCAGCTGCCTGAAACCGAGGTGGGCGTGAGCTTCAAGACCTCCGAGGGACTGGCCCCAGACCACGTGCAGGCGCGCGCCACCGTGCTGCTGGTGGCCGGGTGA
- a CDS encoding GGDEF domain-containing protein has protein sequence MMHLDDDLFEHLPLPAVHWTPGHPARLNRAFTRAFGLGPLPLPLLDRPDGAHHTRLSTPNGEARICRLLLRTLPGGDRLGVIEDVHDYHADPLTRLPDRRALLLDAEQGAPVTLALLDIDGLARVNHRAGHAAGDAALHALAEHLKRAARHWPAQAYRLGGGAFVLCSPHLLVPGHFSPLQDAFAGSLAAFGVRRATFSFGLAHAPQDGTTLAELLAHAERRVQRSQRAGGGGLAAELVHLLRHTRLGGPSDSRRTPLVRV, from the coding sequence ATGATGCACCTGGATGACGATTTGTTCGAGCACCTGCCGCTGCCGGCTGTGCACTGGACCCCGGGCCACCCGGCCCGGCTCAACCGCGCTTTTACGCGCGCCTTTGGCCTGGGCCCGCTGCCCCTGCCACTGCTGGACCGACCCGACGGCGCCCACCACACCCGGCTGTCCACCCCGAACGGCGAGGCGCGCATCTGCCGCCTGCTGCTGCGCACCCTGCCCGGTGGCGACCGCCTGGGCGTGATTGAAGACGTGCACGACTACCACGCCGATCCCCTGACCCGCCTGCCGGACCGCCGCGCCCTGCTGCTGGACGCCGAACAGGGCGCCCCGGTCACGCTGGCCCTGCTGGACATTGACGGGCTGGCCCGCGTGAACCACCGCGCCGGGCACGCGGCGGGCGACGCCGCGCTGCACGCCCTGGCCGAACACCTGAAGCGGGCCGCCCGGCACTGGCCGGCGCAGGCCTACCGGCTGGGCGGGGGTGCCTTTGTGCTGTGCTCGCCGCACCTGCTGGTGCCCGGGCATTTCAGCCCGCTGCAGGACGCTTTTGCGGGGTCCCTGGCGGCGTTCGGGGTGCGCCGGGCCACCTTCTCGTTTGGGCTGGCGCACGCCCCGCAAGACGGCACCACCCTGGCTGAACTGCTGGCCCACGCCGAACGCCGCGTGCAGCGCAGTCAGCGTGCCGGGGGGGGCGGGCTGGCCGCCGAACTGGTTCACCTGCTGCGCCACACCCGCCTGGGTGGCCCCTCTGATTCGCGCCGCACGCCGTTGGTGCGGGTCTGA
- a CDS encoding COG4315 family predicted lipoprotein: MAAPPQPLASGPAGRTPRRRALPPADLGPLCTHGDHLYVETRRGPLPLYRFLPLQAAVLCGERVPYAADWPEHLKLFVYTYVPLPGPRPAPAALAPLMGVQARDAHGLRPWPQATYQGWPLYLYAYDQPGGAPLGAAAHLFAPVPATQLPLPFPGAEQQGP; the protein is encoded by the coding sequence GTGGCCGCCCCCCCCCAGCCCCTAGCCTCTGGCCCGGCGGGCCGCACGCCCCGGCGCCGCGCCCTGCCCCCAGCCGACCTGGGCCCGCTGTGCACGCACGGCGATCACCTGTACGTGGAGACCCGGCGCGGCCCACTGCCGCTGTACCGTTTTTTGCCGCTGCAGGCGGCGGTGCTGTGCGGCGAGCGCGTGCCCTACGCCGCCGACTGGCCCGAGCACCTGAAGCTGTTCGTGTATACCTACGTGCCGCTGCCCGGTCCCCGGCCCGCCCCCGCCGCCCTGGCCCCCCTGATGGGCGTGCAGGCGCGCGACGCCCACGGCCTGCGCCCCTGGCCCCAGGCCACCTATCAGGGCTGGCCGCTGTACCTCTACGCCTACGATCAGCCGGGGGGCGCGCCGCTGGGGGCCGCCGCCCACCTGTTCGCCCCGGTGCCCGCCACCCAGTTGCCCCTGCCGTTCCCCGGCGCCGAGCAGCAGGGCCCCTGA
- a CDS encoding aminoglycoside phosphotransferase family protein — protein MLAEAQALLDARALLGLGAQPLSRGATCVAFTDGRRVARLALGPEARLGVQALLQRRLAAQGVPVPPVLAAGVLRGEQAYCVDILMTGDLQPPSDSGWADLGHALRVLHALPRSGHGLLTDRPDLLQGQAPDPEAGVRSRLPEAWPFGTVPLDRQPLVQADPALHAPLARRAEDLRRVAQGPTRVCHTDLHAGQLVWRGGRLAALLDFGDAACVPAAWDVASVAYFHGWVAAEQVAGAAGLPCGTDAALFGLLLAQHRAARARRREQMAQAVGFAHGCLGRLGSWAPATPALGHRLAAP, from the coding sequence ATGCTCGCTGAGGCGCAGGCCCTACTTGATGCCCGCGCCCTGCTGGGCCTGGGGGCGCAGCCGCTCTCACGCGGCGCGACCTGCGTGGCCTTTACCGACGGGCGGCGGGTGGCCCGCCTCGCGCTGGGCCCGGAGGCGCGGCTGGGCGTGCAGGCCCTGCTGCAGCGGCGGCTGGCCGCCCAGGGGGTGCCGGTGCCACCGGTCCTGGCGGCAGGAGTACTGCGCGGCGAGCAGGCCTACTGCGTGGACATCCTGATGACGGGCGACCTGCAGCCCCCCAGCGACAGCGGCTGGGCCGACCTGGGCCACGCCCTGCGGGTGCTGCACGCCCTGCCCCGCAGCGGGCACGGCCTGCTGACCGACCGCCCCGACCTGCTGCAGGGCCAGGCGCCGGACCCGGAAGCTGGGGTGCGCTCGCGCCTGCCAGAGGCGTGGCCGTTCGGGACCGTGCCGCTGGACCGTCAGCCGCTGGTGCAGGCTGACCCCGCCCTGCACGCCCCACTGGCCCGCCGCGCCGAGGACCTGCGCCGGGTGGCCCAGGGCCCCACGCGGGTCTGCCACACCGACCTGCACGCCGGGCAGCTGGTGTGGCGCGGCGGGCGGCTGGCGGCCCTGCTGGATTTTGGGGACGCCGCCTGCGTGCCGGCCGCGTGGGACGTGGCCAGCGTGGCTTACTTTCACGGCTGGGTCGCAGCCGAGCAGGTGGCGGGCGCCGCCGGGCTGCCCTGCGGAACCGACGCCGCGCTGTTTGGGCTGCTGCTGGCCCAGCACCGCGCCGCGCGGGCCCGGCGCCGGGAACAGATGGCGCAGGCGGTGGGGTTTGCCCACGGGTGCCTGGGGCGCCTGGGCAGTTGGGCCCCGGCCACCCCGGCGCTGGGCCACCGATTGGCGGCGCCGTAG
- a CDS encoding nucleoside/nucleotide kinase family protein, with translation MRAPSANLRAHATRQELLSWLVSRLAGPPACPVRRVAIDGVDGAGKTTLAGGLDRELRARGRAVIRASADHFHHPRAMRDRQGRTSPQGFYEDSYDLDALRRELLVPLSPGGGLQYRPAVFDVERDEPLALPAQTAVPGSLLIMDGLFLHRPELRAFWDDSVFLRVPFEVSVPRGAARGPGYGSPDPAAPSNRRYVEGHRLYFAAATPEAHAGVVLDYIDLQRPAVLHAR, from the coding sequence ATGCGCGCGCCTTCTGCAAACCTGCGGGCCCACGCGACCCGGCAGGAGCTGTTGTCGTGGCTGGTGAGCCGACTGGCCGGGCCACCGGCGTGCCCGGTGCGGCGCGTGGCGATTGACGGCGTGGACGGCGCTGGCAAGACCACACTGGCTGGTGGGCTGGACCGCGAGTTGCGGGCCCGGGGCCGCGCGGTGATCCGCGCCAGCGCCGACCATTTTCACCATCCCCGCGCCATGCGCGACCGCCAGGGCCGGACCTCGCCCCAGGGCTTCTACGAGGACTCGTACGATCTGGACGCCCTGCGCCGGGAACTGCTGGTGCCCCTCTCGCCGGGCGGAGGTTTGCAGTACCGCCCGGCGGTCTTCGATGTGGAGCGCGACGAACCGCTGGCGCTGCCGGCCCAGACCGCCGTACCCGGCAGCCTGCTGATCATGGACGGTCTGTTCCTGCACCGGCCGGAGCTGCGGGCCTTTTGGGACGACTCGGTGTTTCTGCGGGTGCCGTTCGAGGTCTCGGTGCCCCGGGGCGCGGCGCGGGGCCCAGGATACGGATCACCGGACCCCGCTGCGCCCAGCAACCGCCGCTACGTGGAGGGGCACCGCCTGTATTTCGCCGCCGCGACCCCGGAGGCCCACGCGGGCGTGGTGCTGGACTACATAGATCTCCAGCGGCCGGCGGTGCTTCATGCTCGCTGA